Proteins from a genomic interval of Vibrio casei:
- a CDS encoding PhnA domain-containing protein, producing the protein MSTEATLLARCESKCELCSSTSSLAPYAVAPQTLITVDYAAMLCNICHAQIDSPDTMDVNHWRCLNDSMWSQVQQVQVLAWRQLTHLSRKGETWANELLDMMYMEDETKKWAEIGMDEDEEKARDVNGVILQKGDDVTVIKDLPVKGSSTIIKQGTVVRGISLDADPRLISGKANGQSMYLIAEYCRKK; encoded by the coding sequence ATGTCTACTGAAGCAACGCTACTGGCACGCTGTGAATCTAAATGTGAGCTATGCTCATCAACATCTTCTCTCGCCCCTTATGCGGTTGCGCCTCAAACACTCATTACCGTCGATTACGCTGCAATGTTATGCAATATCTGCCATGCACAAATTGACTCCCCAGATACCATGGATGTTAATCATTGGCGCTGCTTAAATGACAGCATGTGGAGTCAAGTCCAGCAAGTTCAAGTATTGGCGTGGCGTCAACTCACTCATCTTTCTCGTAAAGGTGAAACTTGGGCAAACGAACTGCTCGATATGATGTACATGGAAGACGAAACCAAGAAATGGGCAGAAATCGGAATGGATGAAGACGAAGAAAAAGCACGTGATGTTAACGGTGTCATTCTTCAAAAAGGCGATGATGTGACCGTAATTAAAGATCTTCCAGTAAAAGGATCGTCAACCATCATCAAACAAGGCACAGTCGTTCGTGGCATTAGCTTAGACGCGGATCCTCGTTTAATTTCAGGTAAAGCAAATGGTCAATCTATGTACCTAATTGCAGAGTATTGTCGTAAGAAATAA
- a CDS encoding NRAMP family divalent metal transporter, which translates to MENTVTLSTENSDTKPQSVSLIRSLGPGVMMASAAVGGSHLVSSTQAGAIYGWQLALLILLVNLFKYPFFRAGVQYTVGTGQSLVEGYRQMGVGYLWLFNVLNFVSAFVNIAALLLFSSSLMGYFLPIILPLPLIASGILLVCLFILGAGHFHALSTLSKVIMGVLVITTVLAVIIAASNGAVAPADYVSPSPWTMAAFGFIVIMMGWMPAPIEISCFNSLWLKSQSKEQKVTARSALFDFNVGYIGTAILAIVFLSLGALVLNGSGEPLQTSGIGFSHQLVSMYTASIGEWSRYLIAVIAFFCIFGSTITCIDGYSRVLTESTLLLTRKTSEAEPKKTKVLLGGWMVLVSLLSYSVILFFTSSLMSMMHFAMILAFMTTPIFAVLNYLLVSRTPLPSNLKFSRKMKWLAYVGFVYLFGFLAAFIWWSWFM; encoded by the coding sequence ATGGAAAATACAGTCACACTTTCAACTGAAAACTCCGATACAAAGCCTCAATCTGTATCTCTGATTCGCTCGCTTGGCCCCGGTGTCATGATGGCTTCGGCGGCGGTAGGTGGATCTCATCTCGTGTCTTCAACGCAAGCAGGAGCCATTTATGGTTGGCAACTTGCTCTACTTATTTTATTGGTGAATTTATTTAAATACCCATTTTTTAGAGCGGGTGTTCAATATACCGTTGGGACTGGCCAAAGCTTAGTTGAAGGCTATCGCCAAATGGGAGTAGGTTATCTTTGGTTATTTAATGTCCTTAATTTTGTATCAGCTTTTGTCAATATAGCGGCTTTACTGCTATTTAGCTCAAGTTTAATGGGCTATTTTTTACCGATAATACTTCCACTTCCGTTGATTGCTAGTGGTATTTTACTAGTGTGCTTATTTATATTAGGTGCAGGGCACTTCCATGCTTTGAGTACATTATCTAAAGTGATTATGGGAGTATTGGTGATTACAACAGTGTTGGCGGTGATCATTGCTGCTAGTAATGGTGCGGTTGCTCCGGCTGATTACGTGAGCCCTTCACCATGGACAATGGCGGCCTTTGGTTTCATTGTTATTATGATGGGTTGGATGCCTGCGCCAATAGAAATCTCTTGCTTTAATTCATTATGGTTAAAAAGTCAGAGTAAAGAACAAAAAGTAACGGCTCGTTCAGCATTGTTTGATTTTAACGTGGGCTATATTGGGACGGCAATCTTAGCTATTGTCTTTTTATCATTAGGCGCGCTTGTGCTTAATGGAAGTGGCGAACCATTACAGACTTCTGGTATTGGTTTCTCGCATCAACTGGTTAGCATGTATACAGCTTCAATTGGTGAGTGGTCACGCTATTTAATTGCCGTTATTGCGTTCTTTTGTATTTTTGGTAGTACGATTACATGTATCGATGGCTATTCGCGAGTATTAACCGAAAGTACGCTATTGCTAACCAGAAAAACGAGCGAGGCTGAGCCTAAAAAAACCAAGGTATTACTTGGTGGCTGGATGGTATTGGTGAGTTTATTATCATATTCAGTGATTTTGTTTTTTACCTCTTCTTTAATGTCGATGATGCATTTTGCAATGATTCTCGCTTTTATGACAACGCCGATATTTGCCGTTTTGAATTACTTGTTAGTTAGTCGGACTCCTTTGCCTAGTAATTTGAAATTTAGCCGAAAAATGAAATGGTTAGCTTATGTAGGCTTTGTTTATCTATTTGGCTTTTTAGCGGCCTTTATATGGTGGAGTTGGTTTATGTAA
- a CDS encoding fumarylacetoacetate hydrolase family protein: MTTILVDNRKIKPSKVVCVGRNYAEHIKELNNKIPDQMVVFNKPNTSITTELTSYHQEVLHYEGEICFTIKNKKIYSVGFGLDLTKRTLQSELKSKQLPWERAKAFDGSAVFSKFIRLSEGNWQGLSLELLINGVRVQSGGVNNMLYSPDDIVREIQSYSTLNNGDVIMTGTPSGVGTVQMGDIFTGRIKQYDQVLIESQWIAK, translated from the coding sequence ATGACAACAATACTCGTAGATAACCGCAAGATAAAACCGTCAAAAGTGGTCTGTGTTGGGCGTAATTATGCTGAGCATATTAAAGAGCTTAATAATAAGATTCCTGATCAAATGGTGGTATTTAATAAACCGAATACCTCGATTACTACTGAGTTAACGTCTTATCATCAAGAAGTTTTGCATTATGAAGGTGAGATTTGTTTTACCATTAAAAATAAAAAGATCTACTCTGTTGGCTTTGGTTTAGATTTAACAAAAAGAACTCTTCAATCAGAATTAAAGTCTAAACAGTTGCCGTGGGAAAGAGCAAAAGCCTTTGATGGCTCGGCGGTCTTCAGTAAATTTATCCGTTTATCTGAAGGGAATTGGCAAGGTTTATCGCTTGAATTACTGATTAATGGTGTTCGGGTTCAGTCAGGAGGTGTTAATAACATGCTGTATAGTCCCGATGATATTGTGCGAGAAATTCAATCGTATTCCACTCTCAATAATGGCGATGTGATCATGACGGGAACACCAAGCGGAGTAGGTACTGTACAAATGGGGGATATCTTTACGGGTAGAATAAAACAATACGATCAGGTTTTGATAGAGTCACAATGGATTGCAAAATAA
- a CDS encoding AAA family ATPase translates to MRILSVRFCNLNSLKGEWKIDFTQSPFAENGLFAITGPTGAGKTTLLDAICLALYHQTPRLGLISTSSNEIMTRGTAESLSEVEFEVKGQAYRAFWSMRRSRGKADGNLQSSVVELAEVKTGKVLASQVKRKDLLLKELTGLDFSRFTKSMMLSQGQFAAFLNAKESERAELLEELTGTEIYGVISEKVYEHFTEVKQQLAELESQAKGVQLLTTEQVFDLNEELLGLKSQLQVDKTQLQEWLEHAQWWQRYHAGKQAVTESEQALEQATLEQKEAQSDLNKLAQSEPAEKLRFPFQQWSDAVTNIDSIEQQYKIKKENFHSLEKDKQPKLNTYDQVTLEHEQQKKAHQELLVLLDDKVLPLDSQLSQLDAKVIETGLQYERETKRCDSTYQEIRQVKETLQSQQQQSVISQAYLQTHSSDEVLSQYLHSWTLQVQQVGDKSQQLFELEKTIEQDKLTEQTLKSDIEQQQKRVNSFYLDTQKKQAIQKDANDTWAGINSVESNANESLNKQLELRNQQLNLTYQLRVKQEAWYKLSQKIIADRQSLTEQIKQQEQLDLYCASLRQAYKDKDALIQSYSQLIDQDMHLADYRAHLNQGEPCPLCGSQEHPALKSGVMVNRSQVILDKEQAEKDKKEIESKGIQVRTKLDSANRHIEELGKKQSLDKADLLVIEDDWKLRLKDEILPWFSIEDQTQLKKYEIELPQKIERLKGQLSQHLHIEKQLNSAKEAWQLSERELEKATTVLESLKHQYKVLLQQYEERLQVYQRLKEERITAYNALCEHWQSLNYDLPLYDAELNGSDISNVSQWLEEKRYALQQWQAHQQQFNDLKNKIEQSQNTLTHLEKESLGQQHSLQDIRTNLNRQTEARAHLKQQRHALFGNRLVSEEKSKSQSKLDNKEQQKQQAQHALYALQTQLDKLIGELETTRSQKEKQAKLCDTYLEKWLEKLSLSPFEDQCAFEAALLEEKERQELVLIQQRLNNQLERATALVENAKQQWLRIQEHEKSAQWLQTSQETVLINQQELSHAVEQKTYRYGQIEHELYSDNSRREGQKALFEEIDKRQAEYEDWQYLHALIGSKSGDKFRKFAQGLTLDNLVYLANQQLSRLHGRYLLQRSGRHIDNEADPNVVVLADGLELSVVDTWQGDTLRDTKTLSGGESFLVSLALALALSDLVSHKTSIDSLFLDEGFGTLDADTLDMALNALDNLNASGKMIGVISHIDAMKERIPVQIKVHKKNGLGISELDKQYRFKEEQVRDKK, encoded by the coding sequence ATGAGAATTTTGAGCGTTCGGTTTTGTAATCTCAATTCATTAAAAGGTGAGTGGAAAATCGACTTTACTCAATCACCGTTTGCTGAGAACGGTTTGTTTGCCATTACCGGGCCAACTGGAGCCGGTAAAACCACATTGCTTGATGCTATTTGTTTGGCTTTATATCATCAGACGCCACGGTTAGGGTTAATTTCAACATCATCAAATGAAATCATGACGCGTGGCACCGCTGAAAGTTTGTCGGAGGTCGAATTTGAAGTCAAAGGGCAGGCGTATCGTGCGTTCTGGAGTATGCGCCGCTCAAGAGGAAAGGCCGATGGAAATCTTCAATCCTCGGTTGTGGAATTAGCGGAAGTCAAAACCGGTAAGGTGTTAGCAAGCCAAGTTAAACGCAAAGATCTTTTACTTAAAGAACTCACTGGGTTGGATTTTTCGCGTTTCACGAAATCGATGATGTTGTCCCAAGGGCAATTTGCCGCGTTTTTAAATGCAAAAGAGTCCGAACGAGCCGAGTTACTTGAAGAGCTCACTGGGACTGAAATTTACGGTGTCATTTCTGAAAAAGTATATGAACATTTTACAGAAGTGAAACAACAGTTAGCAGAATTAGAATCACAAGCGAAAGGCGTTCAACTATTAACCACCGAGCAAGTTTTTGATCTTAATGAGGAATTATTGGGCTTAAAAAGCCAGTTACAAGTTGATAAAACTCAGTTACAAGAGTGGTTGGAACATGCCCAATGGTGGCAACGATATCATGCAGGAAAACAAGCGGTTACTGAGTCAGAACAAGCGCTTGAACAAGCAACATTAGAGCAAAAAGAAGCACAATCTGATCTCAATAAGTTGGCACAAAGTGAACCTGCTGAAAAGCTTCGATTTCCCTTTCAGCAGTGGAGTGACGCTGTCACTAATATTGATTCTATCGAACAACAATACAAGATCAAAAAAGAAAATTTCCATTCTCTAGAGAAAGATAAACAACCAAAGTTAAACACTTATGATCAGGTAACTTTAGAGCATGAGCAACAAAAGAAAGCCCATCAAGAGCTGTTGGTTTTATTAGATGATAAGGTACTGCCATTAGATTCCCAACTCTCTCAACTTGACGCAAAAGTGATTGAGACAGGTTTACAATATGAACGTGAAACTAAGCGTTGTGATTCAACGTATCAAGAAATACGCCAAGTAAAGGAAACGCTACAAAGCCAACAACAGCAAAGTGTAATTAGCCAAGCGTACTTACAGACTCATTCGAGCGATGAGGTCCTATCTCAATATTTACACTCTTGGACGCTGCAAGTTCAACAGGTGGGAGATAAAAGTCAGCAATTGTTTGAATTAGAAAAAACCATTGAGCAGGATAAATTAACGGAACAAACATTAAAAAGCGATATTGAACAACAACAGAAACGCGTTAATAGCTTTTATCTGGATACGCAAAAAAAACAGGCCATACAAAAAGACGCTAATGATACTTGGGCTGGGATTAATAGCGTAGAGAGTAATGCTAATGAAAGTCTAAATAAACAACTTGAGTTGAGAAATCAACAGTTGAATCTGACTTATCAACTACGAGTAAAACAAGAGGCTTGGTATAAACTCTCACAGAAAATCATAGCTGATCGCCAAAGCCTTACAGAGCAAATCAAACAGCAAGAACAGCTTGATTTATATTGTGCTTCATTACGCCAAGCATACAAAGACAAGGATGCGTTGATTCAAAGTTATAGCCAGTTGATTGATCAAGATATGCATCTTGCTGATTATCGTGCCCATTTGAATCAAGGTGAGCCTTGCCCCTTGTGTGGTTCACAAGAACACCCAGCGTTGAAATCGGGTGTCATGGTTAATCGTTCGCAAGTCATTCTTGATAAGGAGCAAGCAGAAAAAGATAAAAAAGAAATTGAATCGAAAGGTATTCAAGTAAGAACAAAGCTAGATTCGGCCAATCGTCACATTGAAGAGTTGGGTAAAAAACAATCGTTAGATAAGGCAGACTTACTTGTTATAGAAGACGATTGGAAGCTGCGATTAAAAGATGAAATTTTGCCGTGGTTTTCAATTGAAGATCAAACTCAATTGAAAAAATATGAAATTGAATTGCCACAAAAAATAGAACGATTAAAAGGTCAATTATCTCAACACTTACACATTGAAAAACAATTGAACAGTGCGAAAGAAGCGTGGCAGTTAAGCGAACGTGAATTAGAAAAAGCCACAACAGTTCTAGAAAGCTTGAAGCATCAATACAAAGTATTATTACAGCAGTATGAAGAGCGTCTTCAAGTTTATCAGCGATTAAAAGAGGAAAGAATTACTGCCTATAACGCGCTATGTGAACATTGGCAATCCTTAAATTATGATTTACCTCTCTATGATGCTGAGCTGAATGGCAGTGATATTTCTAATGTAAGCCAATGGTTAGAAGAGAAGCGTTATGCTTTGCAACAGTGGCAAGCTCACCAGCAACAATTCAATGATCTGAAAAATAAAATTGAACAATCACAGAACACATTAACGCATTTAGAAAAAGAATCTTTGGGGCAGCAACATAGCTTGCAAGATATCCGTACAAATTTGAACCGCCAAACGGAAGCTCGCGCGCATTTAAAACAGCAAAGACATGCGCTCTTCGGTAATCGTTTGGTGTCAGAAGAAAAAAGTAAGAGTCAAAGCAAACTAGATAATAAAGAACAGCAAAAACAACAAGCTCAACACGCGCTGTATGCTTTGCAAACGCAACTAGATAAACTGATTGGTGAACTTGAAACTACTCGCTCGCAAAAAGAAAAGCAAGCCAAGCTCTGTGATACTTATTTAGAAAAATGGCTTGAAAAGCTCTCACTTAGTCCATTTGAAGATCAATGTGCATTTGAAGCTGCATTACTCGAGGAAAAGGAACGACAAGAATTAGTTTTAATTCAGCAACGTTTAAATAATCAGCTCGAGCGTGCAACGGCTTTGGTCGAAAACGCGAAACAACAGTGGTTACGTATTCAAGAGCATGAAAAATCGGCACAGTGGTTGCAGACTAGCCAAGAGACTGTGTTAATAAATCAACAAGAACTTAGCCATGCCGTAGAACAGAAAACGTATCGCTATGGTCAAATAGAGCACGAATTATATTCAGATAATAGTCGCAGAGAAGGGCAGAAAGCCTTATTTGAAGAGATTGATAAGCGACAAGCCGAGTATGAAGATTGGCAATATCTTCATGCTTTAATTGGCTCGAAAAGTGGCGATAAGTTTAGAAAATTCGCACAAGGGTTAACGTTGGATAATTTGGTTTATTTGGCCAATCAGCAACTTTCACGTTTACATGGGCGATATTTGTTACAACGAAGTGGCCGACATATTGATAATGAGGCCGATCCCAATGTTGTCGTATTGGCTGATGGATTAGAGCTGTCCGTTGTAGATACTTGGCAAGGCGATACTCTCCGAGACACTAAAACGTTGTCTGGTGGTGAAAGTTTCTTGGTCAGTCTTGCACTTGCTCTCGCGCTTTCTGATTTAGTTAGTCATAAAACCAGTATTGATTCGTTATTTTTAGATGAGGGCTTTGGCACACTTGATGCTGACACACTAGATATGGCTCTGAATGCTTTAGATAACCTTAATGCTTCAGGTAAAATGATCGGCGTGATCAGTCATATTGATGCAATGAAAGAAAGGATTCCAGTGCAGATTAAAGTGCATAAGAAAAATGGTTTAGGTATTAGTGAATTAGATAAACAATATCGGTTTAAGGAAGAACAGGTAAGGGATAAAAAATGA
- the sbcD gene encoding exonuclease subunit SbcD: MKILHTSDWHLGQNFFTKSRKKEHQGFLQWLLDQVQKQSIDAVIIAGDVFDTGSPPSYAREIYNQFVVDLNRLGCALLVLGGNHDSVSMLNESKALLACLNTHVVANTHEGVEDQVITINDRNGEAGAIVCAVPFVRPRDVVQSMAGESSLDKKYALGEAIQAHYESLYQCAQRRQADLQAQTQRKIPIIGTGHLTAVGVTASESVRDIYIGTLEAFDASAFPPVDYMALGHIHRPQIVAKSESIRYCGSPIPLSFDEVKGNGQQEGGVVYSNKQVVIVEFTEHEKRIQPLSIPLFQPMSVIKGSLESIENQLLQFKDTQQTTWLCIQVEIDDYLSDLQPRIQALTDGYNVEVLQLRRLRSARSQALSQTSNETLSELSPFDVFEKRLQLEVFEGDASIARKDHMVKQFKKIVDDVENMGEAK; encoded by the coding sequence ATGAAGATTTTACACACCTCAGATTGGCATTTGGGCCAGAATTTTTTCACTAAAAGTCGAAAAAAGGAGCATCAAGGATTTCTGCAATGGCTTTTAGATCAAGTTCAAAAACAAAGTATTGATGCAGTGATCATTGCAGGTGATGTTTTTGACACTGGTTCACCGCCAAGTTATGCGCGCGAAATATATAACCAATTTGTTGTCGATCTTAATCGGTTGGGATGTGCTTTGCTTGTACTAGGAGGTAACCATGATTCGGTTTCGATGCTGAATGAATCGAAAGCGTTATTGGCGTGTTTAAATACTCATGTTGTCGCGAACACACATGAAGGCGTAGAAGATCAGGTTATTACCATTAATGATCGTAATGGAGAGGCGGGGGCTATTGTTTGTGCAGTACCGTTTGTTCGGCCGCGTGATGTTGTGCAAAGTATGGCTGGTGAGAGCAGCTTAGATAAAAAATACGCGTTGGGTGAAGCGATTCAAGCGCATTATGAAAGCTTATATCAATGTGCTCAGCGACGCCAAGCTGATCTTCAGGCGCAAACTCAACGTAAAATACCGATCATCGGAACTGGCCATTTAACCGCTGTAGGGGTGACGGCATCAGAATCGGTTCGTGATATTTACATCGGCACATTAGAAGCATTCGATGCCTCTGCATTTCCTCCTGTTGATTATATGGCATTAGGTCATATCCATCGCCCACAGATTGTTGCTAAATCGGAATCGATTCGTTATTGCGGTTCTCCCATTCCTTTAAGTTTTGATGAAGTGAAAGGTAATGGTCAACAAGAAGGTGGAGTGGTGTATTCCAACAAGCAAGTGGTTATCGTCGAATTTACCGAGCACGAAAAGCGTATTCAGCCACTTTCTATCCCTTTGTTTCAGCCGATGTCAGTCATTAAAGGCAGTTTGGAATCAATCGAAAATCAACTTCTCCAGTTCAAAGATACACAGCAAACGACCTGGCTTTGTATTCAAGTTGAAATTGATGATTATTTATCTGATTTGCAGCCAAGAATTCAAGCATTAACCGATGGTTATAACGTCGAAGTACTGCAGTTGAGACGTTTACGCAGTGCACGTTCACAGGCGCTAAGTCAGACAAGTAATGAAACGTTATCTGAACTTTCACCTTTTGATGTCTTTGAAAAACGCCTCCAATTAGAAGTCTTTGAAGGGGATGCTAGCATCGCAAGAAAAGATCATATGGTGAAACAATTTAAAAAAATAGTCGATGATGTTGAGAATATGGGAGAAGCCAAATGA
- the ppiC gene encoding peptidylprolyl isomerase PpiC, translating to MARTAAALHILVKHESQAKDIIEQLKKGAKFQVLAKKYSTCPSGKKGGDLGEFQKGAMVPAFDKACFNGELLKPLLIKTKFGWHVIKVLYRT from the coding sequence ATGGCAAGAACTGCAGCCGCTTTACACATTTTAGTGAAACATGAATCTCAAGCAAAAGACATTATTGAACAATTGAAAAAAGGCGCGAAATTCCAAGTATTAGCAAAGAAATATTCAACTTGTCCGTCTGGTAAAAAAGGTGGGGATCTCGGCGAATTCCAAAAAGGAGCGATGGTTCCTGCTTTTGATAAAGCTTGTTTTAATGGAGAACTGTTGAAGCCGCTATTAATTAAAACCAAGTTTGGTTGGCATGTGATCAAAGTCTTATATAGGACATAA
- a CDS encoding MaoC family dehydratase yields MKVVDIIKHKTDSLAKHQFELKDLMSPVLREYWADFINRANSQQIFPWLKEHQTPAVNEEVAPVAVPDIELSPEAEALYQELSGKIGEEIHVGDWLTIDQERINAFGQVTEDMQWIHTDTERAEKESPFKTTVAHGFLTLSLLSRLTDSVDEKNPPFPTAKMTVNVGLNEVRFPYPVKSGNSVRARSKLLKVTPIKRGLEIEREIKVEIDGVRRPGCIVVSVIRLYF; encoded by the coding sequence ATGAAAGTCGTTGATATCATCAAGCACAAAACAGATTCTTTAGCGAAGCATCAATTTGAATTAAAAGATTTGATGTCGCCAGTATTGAGAGAATACTGGGCTGATTTTATTAATCGAGCAAACTCTCAACAAATCTTTCCTTGGCTAAAAGAGCATCAAACTCCAGCGGTTAACGAAGAAGTTGCCCCAGTTGCGGTTCCTGATATTGAATTGTCACCTGAAGCGGAAGCTTTATATCAAGAACTGAGTGGGAAAATCGGTGAAGAGATACATGTTGGTGATTGGTTAACTATCGATCAAGAACGAATTAACGCTTTCGGTCAAGTGACGGAAGATATGCAGTGGATTCACACCGATACGGAAAGAGCTGAAAAAGAATCTCCTTTTAAAACAACGGTGGCCCATGGCTTTCTGACCCTTTCTTTATTGTCTCGCTTAACGGATAGTGTGGATGAAAAGAACCCACCATTTCCAACGGCAAAAATGACCGTGAATGTAGGTTTAAATGAAGTTCGCTTCCCATATCCAGTAAAATCGGGAAACTCTGTAAGAGCCCGTAGTAAATTGTTAAAAGTCACCCCGATTAAACGTGGTTTAGAAATAGAACGTGAAATTAAAGTAGAAATTGATGGAGTAAGACGCCCTGGTTGTATTGTCGTTTCCGTAATTCGTTTATACTTTTAA
- the viaA gene encoding ATPase RavA stimulator ViaA produces the protein MLGIDALDIAVLLADTEMVEAALHDLMGRSQLMPMVEQNKKIKSLVRSQLNRWKKKASVKVKQAVQSEDLQSELSLYQEVIHWNERQFLSNIDDLMAKLEPISTFYLEANRLVNGNNARLNPMLPHFFCHQWYKCIIENVKQVQEETLEKEKQQQLDELYQRLEMLKQMDNLDTHQDTASIAGRLWDMTSVNLSKTDWSVMKSQADFLKKHPKLQEIAETLGRMAKQDPDPNEPLQYTQGIEFEEALSQQATDDIVGIHESNDLNKLLPNELLFLAYPELEVVFYKHLIDKRLMNYQMQGKVQSSRKVKAMEPHPAKAEEDTGPFIICVDASGSMRGFPEQCVKAMAFALMQIALAEDRECFVVLFSTDFVTYQLTKQDGLREASDFLSYTFHGGTDLEPAINAAIKKMQISEYQQADLVVLSDFIAPKQSKELIKQVDELKLKKNRFHAISLSKYGNPELMNIFDHHWAYMPNMTQRFIKQK, from the coding sequence ATGTTAGGGATAGACGCACTGGATATTGCTGTTTTATTAGCAGACACAGAAATGGTGGAAGCAGCACTTCATGATTTAATGGGGCGTTCACAATTAATGCCAATGGTTGAACAGAATAAAAAAATCAAATCTTTAGTGCGATCCCAGTTAAATAGATGGAAAAAAAAGGCGAGTGTAAAAGTTAAACAAGCTGTGCAATCAGAGGATCTTCAAAGTGAACTCTCACTTTATCAAGAAGTGATTCATTGGAATGAGCGCCAGTTTTTGTCCAATATTGATGATTTAATGGCTAAGTTAGAACCTATTTCGACGTTTTATTTAGAAGCTAATCGACTCGTTAATGGAAATAATGCTCGTTTAAATCCCATGTTGCCACATTTCTTTTGTCATCAATGGTATAAGTGCATCATTGAAAACGTGAAGCAAGTTCAAGAAGAAACGTTAGAAAAAGAAAAGCAACAACAATTGGATGAACTATACCAACGTCTTGAAATGTTAAAACAGATGGATAACCTTGATACCCATCAAGATACGGCTTCGATTGCAGGGCGTTTGTGGGATATGACCAGTGTTAACCTATCTAAAACGGATTGGTCTGTCATGAAATCGCAGGCGGATTTCTTAAAAAAACATCCAAAACTTCAAGAAATAGCCGAAACGCTTGGAAGAATGGCAAAGCAAGATCCTGATCCTAATGAACCGTTGCAATACACTCAAGGAATAGAGTTTGAAGAGGCATTATCTCAACAAGCAACCGATGATATTGTTGGCATACATGAAAGTAATGACCTCAATAAACTGCTCCCCAATGAATTATTATTTCTTGCTTACCCAGAGTTGGAAGTGGTTTTTTATAAGCACCTAATTGATAAACGTTTAATGAATTATCAAATGCAAGGAAAGGTGCAATCCTCTCGAAAAGTGAAAGCAATGGAGCCTCATCCCGCGAAAGCGGAAGAGGATACCGGGCCTTTTATTATTTGTGTCGATGCTTCTGGTTCAATGCGTGGTTTTCCTGAACAATGTGTTAAAGCGATGGCGTTTGCTCTTATGCAAATAGCATTAGCAGAAGATAGAGAGTGCTTTGTCGTGTTGTTTTCAACCGATTTTGTGACTTATCAGCTAACCAAGCAAGATGGGCTACGTGAGGCCAGTGATTTTCTTTCTTATACTTTTCATGGTGGAACCGATCTTGAACCTGCCATTAATGCCGCGATAAAAAAAATGCAAATAAGTGAGTATCAACAAGCAGATTTAGTGGTATTGTCTGATTTTATAGCTCCTAAACAATCGAAAGAGTTAATCAAACAAGTCGATGAGCTTAAGTTGAAGAAAAATCGTTTTCATGCCATTAGTTTATCTAAATATGGTAATCCAGAATTAATGAACATTTTTGATCATCACTGGGCTTACATGCCGAATATGACGCAACGTTTTATAAAGCAGAAATAG